A section of the Macadamia integrifolia cultivar HAES 741 chromosome 9, SCU_Mint_v3, whole genome shotgun sequence genome encodes:
- the LOC122088771 gene encoding 3-O-acetylpapaveroxine carboxylesterase CXE2-like isoform X1, whose translation MAECNVDPYEFWQIEVNPDGTLTRHRHFPTIDEEPPDSAVFTKDVPLSSTKNTWLRIYRPKQLPPSTPKLPVIIYYHGGGFVFVSASCSIVHNFCSNMSAQLPAVVVSVEYRLAPEHRLPAAYEDAVEAIHWLKNENQLQAAVADHDLSRCFLMGDSAGGNIAYHAGLRATKTEPLKIVGVILHEPFFGGLERTGSELRLVNDQVLPLSGTDLCWELSLPLGSNRDHWYCNPTMVDENTEEGRGVGLFGRCLVTGWEGDPLIDRQRILVKMLEGKGVDVVARFRERGSHGREAFDPDEAQVLFTKYEISKNPNPQKYYYNLE comes from the exons ATGGCAGAGTGCAATGTCGACCCTTATGAATTTTGGCAGATTGAGGTCAACCCGGACGGCACCCTCACTCGCCACCGACACTTCCCCACCATCGACGAAGAACCCCCTGATTCAGCCGTGTTCACCAAAGACGTACCACTCAGCTCCACCAAGAACACCTGGCTTCGCATCTACCGACCCAAGCAACTTCCACCCTCCACTCCCAAACTCCCCGTAATAATCTACTATCACGGCGGCGGCTTCGTCTTCGTCAGCGCATCCTGTTCCATCGTCCACAACTTCTGCTCCAACATGTCTGCCCAGTTACCCGCGGTTGTCGTCTCCGTCGAATACCGCCTCGCTCCCGAACACCGTCTCCCCGCCGCCTACGAAGACGCCGTCGAAGCCATCCATTGGTTGAAAAATGAGAATCAATTACAAGCAGCGGTGGCGGATCATGATCTGTCACGGTGCTTCCTCATGGGTGACAGCGCAGGTGGTAATATTGCTTACCACGCCGGCTTACGTGCCACAAAGACAGAGCCCTTGAAGATCGTCGGGGTTATCTTGCACGAGCCGTTCTTTGGTGGGTTGGAGAGGACGGGATCGGAGCTGAGATTGGTCAACGATCAGGTGTTGCCGTTGTCGGGAACCGATCTGTGTTGGGAGTTGTCGTTGCCACTTGGGTCCAATCGTGACCATTGGTACTGCAATCCGACGATGGTTGATGAGAATACAGAGGAAGGGAGAGGTGTTGGGTTGTTCGGGAGGTGTTTGGTGACGGGTTGGGAAGGGGATCCGTTGATCGATAGGCAGAGAATTTTGGTGAAGATGTTGGAGGGGAAGGGGGTTGATGTGGTGGCTCGATTCCGGGAGCGTGGGTCCCATGGACGGGAGGCCTTTGATCCCGACGAGGCTCAGGTCCTGTTTACG AAATATGAGATCTCCAAGaaccccaacccccaaaagtACTACTATAATCTGGAATGA
- the LOC122088772 gene encoding carboxylesterase 1-like, with protein sequence MAECNVDPYEYLKIEVNPDGTLTRHQHLPAIDEEPPDSAMFTKDVPLSSTKNTWLRIYKPKQLPPSTPKPPVIIYYHSGGFIDASASCSIVHNFCSNMSAQLPAVVVSVEYRLAPEHRLPAAYEDAVEAIHWLKNESQLQAVVADHDLSRCFLMGDSSGGNIAYHAGLRATKTEPVKIVGVILHEPFFGGLERTGSELRSVNDQALPLSATDLMWELSLPLGSNRDHWYCNPMMVDESTEKGRGVGWLGRCLVTGSEGDPLIDRQRILVKMLEGKGVDVVARFREGGFHGREVNDPNEAQVLFMVISDFIVSSSSS encoded by the coding sequence atGGCAGAGTGCAATGTCGACCCTTATGAATATTTGAAGATTGAGGTCAACCCGGATGGCACTCTCACCCGCCACCAACACTTGCCCGCCATCGACGAAGAACCCCCTGATTCAGCCATGTTCACCAAAGACGTACCACTCAGCTCCACCAAGAACACCTGGCTTCGCATCTACAAACCCAAGCAACTTCCACCCTCCACTCCCAAACCCCCCGTAATAATTTACTATCACAGCGGCGGCTTCATCGACGCCAGCGCATCCTGTTCCATCGTCCACAATTTCTGCTCCAACATGTCTGCCCAGTTACCCGCCGTTGTCGTCTCCGTCGAATACCGCCTCGCTCCCGAACACCGTCTCCCCGCAGCATACGAAGACGCCGTCGAAGCCATCCATTGGTTGAAAAATGAGAGTCAATTACAAGCAGTGGTGGCGGATCATGATCTGTCACGGTGCTTCCTCATGGGTGACAGCTCAGGTGGTAATATTGCTTACCATGCCGGCTTACGTGCCACTAAGACAGAGCCCGTGAAGATCGTCGGGGTTATCTTGCACGAGCCGTTCTTTGGTGGGTTGGAGAGGACGGGATCGGAGCTGAGATCGGTCAACGATCAGGCGTTGCCGTTGTCGGCTACCGATCTGATGTGGGAGTTGTCGTTGCCACTTGGGTCCAATCGTGACCATTGGTACTGCAATCCGATGATGGTGGATGAGAGTacagagaaagggagaggtGTTGGGTGGTTGGGGAGGTGTTTGGTGACTGGATCGGAAGGGGATCCGTTGATCGACAGGCAGAGAATTTTGGTGAAGATGTTGGAGGGGAAGGGTGTTGATGTGGTGGCTCGATTCCGGGAGGGTGGGTTCCATGGACGGGAGGTCAATGATCCCAACGAGGCTCAGGTTCTGTTTATGGTGATTTCCGATTTcattgtatcttcttcctcttcttag
- the LOC122088771 gene encoding 3-O-acetylpapaveroxine carboxylesterase CXE2-like isoform X2: MAECNVDPYEFWQIEVNPDGTLTRHRHFPTIDEEPPDSAVFTKDVPLSSTKNTWLRIYRPKQLPPSTPKLPVIIYYHGGGFVFVSASCSIVHNFCSNMSAQLPAVVVSVEYRLAPEHRLPAAYEDAVEAIHWLKNENQLQAAVADHDLSRCFLMGDSAGGNIAYHAGLRATKTEPLKIVGVILHEPFFGGLERTGSELRLVNDQVLPLSGTDLCWELSLPLGSNRDHWYCNPTMVDENTEEGRGVGLFGRCLVTGWEGDPLIDRQRILVKMLEGKGVDVVARFRERGSHGREAFDPDEAQVLFTVISDFVVSSSSS; encoded by the coding sequence ATGGCAGAGTGCAATGTCGACCCTTATGAATTTTGGCAGATTGAGGTCAACCCGGACGGCACCCTCACTCGCCACCGACACTTCCCCACCATCGACGAAGAACCCCCTGATTCAGCCGTGTTCACCAAAGACGTACCACTCAGCTCCACCAAGAACACCTGGCTTCGCATCTACCGACCCAAGCAACTTCCACCCTCCACTCCCAAACTCCCCGTAATAATCTACTATCACGGCGGCGGCTTCGTCTTCGTCAGCGCATCCTGTTCCATCGTCCACAACTTCTGCTCCAACATGTCTGCCCAGTTACCCGCGGTTGTCGTCTCCGTCGAATACCGCCTCGCTCCCGAACACCGTCTCCCCGCCGCCTACGAAGACGCCGTCGAAGCCATCCATTGGTTGAAAAATGAGAATCAATTACAAGCAGCGGTGGCGGATCATGATCTGTCACGGTGCTTCCTCATGGGTGACAGCGCAGGTGGTAATATTGCTTACCACGCCGGCTTACGTGCCACAAAGACAGAGCCCTTGAAGATCGTCGGGGTTATCTTGCACGAGCCGTTCTTTGGTGGGTTGGAGAGGACGGGATCGGAGCTGAGATTGGTCAACGATCAGGTGTTGCCGTTGTCGGGAACCGATCTGTGTTGGGAGTTGTCGTTGCCACTTGGGTCCAATCGTGACCATTGGTACTGCAATCCGACGATGGTTGATGAGAATACAGAGGAAGGGAGAGGTGTTGGGTTGTTCGGGAGGTGTTTGGTGACGGGTTGGGAAGGGGATCCGTTGATCGATAGGCAGAGAATTTTGGTGAAGATGTTGGAGGGGAAGGGGGTTGATGTGGTGGCTCGATTCCGGGAGCGTGGGTCCCATGGACGGGAGGCCTTTGATCCCGACGAGGCTCAGGTCCTGTTTACGGTGATTTCCGATTTcgttgtatcttcttcctcttcttag